One genomic window of Salvelinus namaycush isolate Seneca chromosome 22, SaNama_1.0, whole genome shotgun sequence includes the following:
- the LOC120017351 gene encoding pyroglutamylated RF-amide peptide receptor-like has protein sequence MGSRKITPEVLQEMLQHYNLTRQEFIESYNIQPLVYVPELPLGAKTTFVIMYAIIFVLALVGNSLVVYIVVRKRAIQTSTNIFICSLAVSDLLITFFCIPFTLLQNISSEWLGGVLICKTIPFVQTMAIVTGILTMTCIAVERYQGIVYPLKMRRQYTPKRAYKMLGLVWSASVVVGSPMLFVQQLEVKYDFLYDHHHVCCQERWRSLTHRQVYTTFIMVALFLMPMAAMLFLYTRIGIELWIRKRVGDSSVLNTMNHREVNKISRKKKRAVKMMITIVLLFTICWAPFHTVHMLFEYNNLEKNSDEVTVNMIIAIVQAIGFSNSFNNPIIYAFMNENFKKSCVATLSRCLRKPSDHRGGAVETPNNPTVLFIRPLKREAFSETGGGANGGLAQGVLENGPSVSSQTSSALAGEKMTVNTELPSEQRRSVEIVSLQT, from the exons ATGGGGTCCAGGAAAATAACACCCGAGGTTCTGCAAGAGATGCTACAACATTACAACTTAACGCGACAAGAGTTCATCGAGTCTTACAACATTCAGCCGCTTGTCTACGTCCCTGAGCTACCGTTGGGCGCTAAGACTACTTTCGTCATTATGTATGCTATCATTTTCGTCCTGGCTCTGGTTGGGAACAGTTTGGTTGTCTACATAGTGGTGCGTAAAAGAGCAATACAGACCTCCACTAATATCTTCATCTGTTCTCTGGCGGTGAGCGATCTTCTTATCACATTCTTCTGTATCCCGTTCACCTTGTTACAGAACATCTCCTCGGAATGGCTCGGAG GTGTTCTCATCTGCAAGACGATTCCTTTTGTTCAGACTATGGCCATAGTGACAGGGATTCTCACAATGACCTGCATCGCAGTGGAGAGGTACCAGGGAATTGTCTACCCCTTGAAAATGAGGAGGCAGTACACTCCGAAAAGAGCATACAAGATGCTAG GACTTGTATGGAGTGCATCAGTGGTTGTGGGATCCCCAATGCTGTTCGTACAGCAACTAGAG GTGAAGTATGACTTCCTGTACGACCACCACCACGTGTGTTGTCAGGAGCGTTGGCGTTCCCTGACTCACAGACAAGTGTACACCACCTTCATCATGGTAGCTCTGTTCCTGATGCCCATGGCAGCCATGTTGTTTCTCTACACACGGATAGGGATAGAGCTGTGGATCAGGAAGAGGGTGGGGGACTCCTCTGTCCTGAACACCATGAACCACAGAGAGGTCAACAAAATATCcag GAAGAAGAAGCGAGCTGTAAAAATGATGATTACCATCGTTCTGCTGTTCACAATCTGTTGGGCTCCGTTTCACACCGTTCACATGCTGTTTGAGTACA ACAACCTGGAGAAGAACTCTGACGAGGTGACGGTGAACATGATCATCGCCATCGTCCAGGCCATCGGCTTCTCCAACTCCTTCAACAACCCGATCATCTACGCCTTCATGAACGAGAACTTCAAGAAGAGCTGTGTGGCTACCTTGTCGCGCTGCCTCAGGAAGCCCTCCGACCACCGGGGCGGCGCTGTGGAGACGCCCAACAACCCCACTGTACTGTTTATTAGACCACTGAAGAGGGAGGCCTTCTCAGAGACTGGAGGTGGGGCTAATGGGGGCTTGGCGCAGGGTGTGCTGGAGAACGGTCCGTCCGTCTCCTCTCAGACCTCCTCAGCCTTAGCAGGGGAGAAGATGACGGTGAACACTGAGCTACCCAGTGAGCAGCGGAGATCTGTTGAAATAGTCTCGTTACAGACTTAA